The sequence CTATCGAACGATTATCGCAATGCCTGATACCATGAGTATTGAACGTCGTAAGTTGATGCAAGCTTATGGTGCAGAGCTGGTCTTGACGCCTGGAGCAGAAGGTATGAAGGGTGCCATTGCAAAAGCAAAAGAATTAGCAGAAAAAAATGGATATTTTTTACCGTTGCAGTTTGATAATTTTGCAAATCCCAAAATCCACGAAGAAACAACTGGTAAGGAAATCATTGAAGCTTTCGGTTCAACAGGAATTGATGCCTTTGTTTCTGGCGTTGGGACAGGTGGGACAATCACTGGTGCGGGAAAAGCTTTGAAAAAAGCAAACCCTGCAATTCAAATTTTTGCCGTTGAGCCATCTGAATCACCCGTATTACAAGGGGGAAAACCAGGACCACATAAAATTCAAGGGATTGGTGCAGGCTTTGTTCCTAAAGTTTTAGAGACAGATATTTACGATGCAGTGATTGAAATCCCTAGTGAAAAAGCAATTGAAACTGCACGAAATGTTGGGAAAAAAGAAGGGATTCTAGTCGGAATTTCATCTGGTGCGGCGATTGAAGCGGCCATTCAAATTGCGATTAAACTTGGTAAAGGAAAAAAAGTTTTAGCAATAGTTCCAGATAATGGGGAGCGTTATTTATCTACGGCTCTTTATGAGTTTCCAGAAGCATAATCAAATAGTCAAGTGAAAAATACTTTTGCCATTTTTATAAAAGTATTTTTTGCTTTTTTATGTCAACTTCTTTAGCGGTTTTTTTGGATAAATTAGCATTTTTTCGTGCAGAAGTGCCTTAAAAAAGGTATACTATTGATGATAAGAATAAATGGAGGCTCTCATGGGAAAAAATTATTTTGATTCAAAGTTAAAAATTTTTAGTCTAAATGCTAGTCAAGAATTAGCAAAAAATATTGCGGATTCGATTGGAACAGAACTTGGAAAATGTTCAGTGCGGACATTTAGTGATGGGGAAGTTCAAATCAACATTGAAGAAAGTGTTCGGGGAGACCATGTTTATGTAATTCAAGCTACTAGTTATCCCGTTAATGATCATTTGCTCGAACTATTGATCATGATTGATGCATTAAAGCGTGCGAGTGCCAAATCAATTAATATTGTCTTACCTTATTATGGATACGCAAGGCAAGATCGAACAGCAAAACCAAGAGAACCGATTACTGCAAAACTGATTGCTAATTTGTTGGAAAAAGCAGGTGCAAATCGTGTATTAACCCTCGATCTACACGCTGTACAATTACAAGGCTTCTTCGATATACCTGTCGACAACTTGTTTACAATGCCTTTGTTTGCTAAGTACTTTCAAGACGAGGTCCAAGAAAATGAAGAAGATTGGATGGTTGTATCTCCAAAAAATAGTGGGGTAAAAAGAGCGCGTGAACTGGCAACGTATCTCAGCACTGGTTTAGCAATCGTGGATCAAGAATATCATGAAAAAGATGCCTCAAAGGATTATGTTATTGGGAATGTATCAGGTAAAAAATGTATTATTGTCGATGATATTATCAATACTGGGGGGACCTGTGCGATTGCTGCGGAAGTTCTAAAGCATGCTGGGGCCAAAGATATTGTAGTGGTTGCAAGTCATGGTGTCTTTAGTTCAGGTGCCAAAGAAAAACTTGAACAAGCACCAATTAGTAAGCTTCTACTCACAGATTCAATCGATGGAATTCCAGATAAGCATATTAGAGGACTTGAAATCTTGACTTGTTCAGTTTTGATGGGTCAAGCAATTAGACGAATCCATGAAAATCAACCAATGAGTCCACTATTCAAACTTTAAATTCTCATTAAGTGACTTTTATTCTCAATTAAAAATGATCAAATGTTTTAGCTCTCTAGTAATGAATTCTATATAAAAGCTAATTAAATAAGAAAAAAAGAGAATTCCTTTGACTAATTCTCTTTTTTTTGTTACTCTTTAATTGTAATAATAATAAATAAAAAGGAGTCACAATCATGACAAATTTAATCAATACAAAACTACTTGACTTTGAAACAGATGCTTACCGTAAAGGTGAATTTATTAAAGTAAAAACAGAAGATGTACTAGGAAAATGGAGTATTTTTTTCTTTTATCCTGCTGATTTTTCATTTGTTTGTCCAACTGAACTAGGGGATTTACAAGATCATTATAAAGAACTGCAAGAAATGGGTTGTGAAGTCTACTCAGTATCAACAGATAGCCATTTCGTGCATAAAGCATGGGCAGATGCGACGGATACAATTGGCAAAATCGAATACACTATGTTATCAGACCAAAATACAAAAATTTCTCGTTTCTTTGGTGTTTTAGATGAAGAAGCAGGACAAGCTTTCCGTGGTTCATTTGTTATCAATCCACGTGGCGAAATTAAAGCTTACGAAATCAACGATATGGGAATTGGACGTAATGCAGCAGAAACAGTTCGTAAAGTTGAAGCAGCAATGTTTGTTGAAGAACACGGAGACCGCGTTTGTCCAGCCAATTGGAAACCAGGGGCAGATACAATTGCACCTAGCTTGGATTTAGTCGGAAAAATTTAATTGCTCATAATTGTTTTAATAAAAAAGTAAATCAAAGTATGGCTTCAAAAAAAGTCAGTGAGGCATGACTATTATAGTTTTGCCTCTTTTTTCTGGCAATGGAATGAGAGGGAAAAAGATGGATAAACATATTTATGATATCATTGTTATTGGTGGCGGTTCTGCCGCCTTAGCAGCAGGGATTTATGCAGGACGCTCAATGTTAGACATTCTAATTATTGAAAAAGAAAAAATTGGCGGTCAGGTGATGACAACCTCTGATGTTGTTAACTATCCAGGGATTAGAAAAACAACTGGTCCCAAGTTAATGGAAGATATGCACCAGCAAGCACTGGATTTTGGTGCTGAATTTGTAAGCGATGAGATTATAAAAGTTGATTTTTCTAAAGATGAAAAAGTACTAATCGGCTCAAATGGAACAGAGTACAAAACTCGAGCGGTAATCATTGGTACTGGTGCCTCCGCAAATAAAATTGGCTTTCCAGGAGAAGTTGAATTTACAGGTAGAGGCGTAGCCTACTGTTCAACTTGTGATGGCGAGTTTTTTACTGGATTAGATATTTTTGTCATTGGTGGTGGATATGCTGCGGCAGAAGAAGCAGTATATTTAACAAGATATGGCAAAAAAGTTCATATGATTATTCGCGAACCTGATTTTACATGTGCTGAAATGACCGCTAATCAGGCAAAAAATAATGAAAAAATTGATATTGTATACAATACAGAAGTCAAAGAAATTAGTGGGGAAGGCTTACTTCAAAAGGCAGTTTTTAAAAATAATCAAACGGGTGAAGAAACTATTTTTGAAGCAGATGAACAAGACGGCTCTTTTGGAATGTTTGTGTTTGCTGGAAACAAGCCCAATACGCAAGTGTTTAAGGATGCCATTGAAATGACTCCGCATGGATTTATTCCAACGAATGAGTCAATGGAAACAAACGTTAAGGGTGTTTACGCTGTAGGAGACTTAAGAGTAAAAGAACTCAGACAGATTGTTACGGCAGTAGCGGACGGTGCAATTGCAGCTACAAAAGCACAACAATTTGTAACTTCTGAAAAAGAACGTTTGGGTATACCAGTGGTTCATAAAGAAGTAATTGCACAAAAAGAAAAAAACACAGAGTCTACTAAGGCTACAGCTACCGAAGCTTCCAAAAAGGTACAGCATTCTGGAGACTGGTTCCCACAAGAAATGAAAGCCCAGCTATCTAGCATTTTTGAAAAACTAACGAAACCAGTCAAAATTGTCAATATTTTGGATGAAAAAGAGCCAAAAACGCTCGAGTTCGCTGGATTTTTAGCAGAGTTTGCTACTTTGGGTGAAAAAATTCAAGTGGAGACTATTTCTTTAGGGGAAAATCGTGAGTTTGAAGATAAGATTGCTTTGAAACGCTTGCCAGCAGCAGTTTTATTTAATGAAAAAGATGAATATACTGGAATTAAATTTAGTGGAATACCAAGTGGTCATGAATTGAACTCACTTGTGCTTGCAGTATACAATGTTGGGAGTAAAGGGCAACCACTAGAAGAAAAGCTTATGACACAGATTAGTCAATTGCCCAAAACGAAAATTGAGATTTGTGTTTCATTGACTTGTCACTTTTGTCCAGACGTCGTAGCGGCTTGTCAAAGAATTGCTTCAATCAACCATCAAGTTGAGGCTGAGATGATTGATACCGCTCTTTTTCCAGATTTAAAGAAAGAACGAAAATTAATGAGCGTGCCAGCAATGATTATTAATGATGAAAAAGTCGTGTTTGGTGCAAAAAATATGGAAGAAATTTTAGCTGAAATTACTGAATAATTTTTTCGGAAATACGCAAAAACGGCTGATTTTGAAAGTGAGATAAAAGCGATTCCTACTTTTATCTCACTTTTTTTATGGCGCAATCGGTTTTGTATCTGAGTAGAAATGTGTGAAAGATGAATTTTTACTTAAAAAATGATGAAAAAATGGTATACTATTACAAAACAATTCTATTTGGGGAATAAGGAGAGGTCAAAATTGGAAATTAAGTATTGTAGCACGAGAGACAAAACGAATATCGTCAGTCCTTCCATGGCGATTCTGCAAGGTTTAGCAGCGGATGGCGGCTTGTACGTACCGCAAGAATTCCCGGATTTTGATTTAGATATAAAAAAACTTTCGAAAATGTCTTATCAAGAAGTTGCCTTTGAAGTGATGAGTAAATTTTTAAGTGATTTTACTGAAGAAGAACTGAAAGATTGTATCAAAAAAGCATATGATGCTAAATTCGATACTCTTCAAATTGCACCTATCAAAAAAGTAGGAGCAAACTATTATTTGGAGCTATTTCATGGTTCGACCATTGCATTTAAGGATATGGCCTTATCGATTTTACCTCACTTGATGATAACTGCTGCCAAAAAACAAAAGAGCAATCAAGAGATTGTCATTTTGACTGCAACTTCAGGTGATACGGGAAAAGCCGCCATGGCGGGATTTTCAGATGTTCCAGGAACGAAAATTATTGTGTTTTATCCTAAAAAAGGAGTTAGTCCGATTCAAGAGCGTCAGATGCTTACGCAAAAGGGAAAAAACACCTATGTAGTCGGCATTACAGGGAACTTTGATGATGCACAAACTAACGTAAAAAAAATGTTTAACAACGCATCTTTAAGTGAAAAGTTAGCACAGGAAAATCTGAAATTTTCATCTGCCAACTCGATTAATATAGGGCGTCTTGTCCCACAAATTGCTTACTATGTCTATGCTTATGCACAGTTGGTTGCTAAAAATCAAATCCAATTAGGTGAAAAAATTAATTTTTCTGTACCAACTGGAAATTTTGGTAATATTTTAGCTGGTTATTATGCGAAAAAAATAGGACTACCGATCAATCAATTCATCTGTGCTTCTAACAAAAATAATGTGTTAACCGACTTCTTTCGTAGTGGAACTTACAATAAAAAAAGGCCTTTTTTTATTACAAATTCGCCTTCTATGGATATTCTTGTCTCAAGTAATTTAGAGCGACTAATTTACCATTTGACAGGAGAAGATGCGTCTAAAACTAAAAGCTTTATGAATGATTTAGTTATTAAAGGAGAGTATACTATTTCAGAAGAAATGAAAGTG is a genomic window of Vagococcus entomophilus containing:
- the cysK gene encoding cysteine synthase A — encoded protein: MVKVVSSITELIGDTPIVKLNRLVPEDAADVYIKVEFFNPGSSVKDRIALSMIEQAEKEGKLKEGDTIIEPTSGNTGIGLAMVAAAKGYRTIIAMPDTMSIERRKLMQAYGAELVLTPGAEGMKGAIAKAKELAEKNGYFLPLQFDNFANPKIHEETTGKEIIEAFGSTGIDAFVSGVGTGGTITGAGKALKKANPAIQIFAVEPSESPVLQGGKPGPHKIQGIGAGFVPKVLETDIYDAVIEIPSEKAIETARNVGKKEGILVGISSGAAIEAAIQIAIKLGKGKKVLAIVPDNGERYLSTALYEFPEA
- a CDS encoding ribose-phosphate diphosphokinase, whose protein sequence is MGKNYFDSKLKIFSLNASQELAKNIADSIGTELGKCSVRTFSDGEVQINIEESVRGDHVYVIQATSYPVNDHLLELLIMIDALKRASAKSINIVLPYYGYARQDRTAKPREPITAKLIANLLEKAGANRVLTLDLHAVQLQGFFDIPVDNLFTMPLFAKYFQDEVQENEEDWMVVSPKNSGVKRARELATYLSTGLAIVDQEYHEKDASKDYVIGNVSGKKCIIVDDIINTGGTCAIAAEVLKHAGAKDIVVVASHGVFSSGAKEKLEQAPISKLLLTDSIDGIPDKHIRGLEILTCSVLMGQAIRRIHENQPMSPLFKL
- the ahpC gene encoding alkyl hydroperoxide reductase subunit C; translated protein: MTNLINTKLLDFETDAYRKGEFIKVKTEDVLGKWSIFFFYPADFSFVCPTELGDLQDHYKELQEMGCEVYSVSTDSHFVHKAWADATDTIGKIEYTMLSDQNTKISRFFGVLDEEAGQAFRGSFVINPRGEIKAYEINDMGIGRNAAETVRKVEAAMFVEEHGDRVCPANWKPGADTIAPSLDLVGKI
- a CDS encoding FAD-dependent oxidoreductase, with protein sequence MDKHIYDIIVIGGGSAALAAGIYAGRSMLDILIIEKEKIGGQVMTTSDVVNYPGIRKTTGPKLMEDMHQQALDFGAEFVSDEIIKVDFSKDEKVLIGSNGTEYKTRAVIIGTGASANKIGFPGEVEFTGRGVAYCSTCDGEFFTGLDIFVIGGGYAAAEEAVYLTRYGKKVHMIIREPDFTCAEMTANQAKNNEKIDIVYNTEVKEISGEGLLQKAVFKNNQTGEETIFEADEQDGSFGMFVFAGNKPNTQVFKDAIEMTPHGFIPTNESMETNVKGVYAVGDLRVKELRQIVTAVADGAIAATKAQQFVTSEKERLGIPVVHKEVIAQKEKNTESTKATATEASKKVQHSGDWFPQEMKAQLSSIFEKLTKPVKIVNILDEKEPKTLEFAGFLAEFATLGEKIQVETISLGENREFEDKIALKRLPAAVLFNEKDEYTGIKFSGIPSGHELNSLVLAVYNVGSKGQPLEEKLMTQISQLPKTKIEICVSLTCHFCPDVVAACQRIASINHQVEAEMIDTALFPDLKKERKLMSVPAMIINDEKVVFGAKNMEEILAEITE
- the thrC gene encoding threonine synthase, with amino-acid sequence MEIKYCSTRDKTNIVSPSMAILQGLAADGGLYVPQEFPDFDLDIKKLSKMSYQEVAFEVMSKFLSDFTEEELKDCIKKAYDAKFDTLQIAPIKKVGANYYLELFHGSTIAFKDMALSILPHLMITAAKKQKSNQEIVILTATSGDTGKAAMAGFSDVPGTKIIVFYPKKGVSPIQERQMLTQKGKNTYVVGITGNFDDAQTNVKKMFNNASLSEKLAQENLKFSSANSINIGRLVPQIAYYVYAYAQLVAKNQIQLGEKINFSVPTGNFGNILAGYYAKKIGLPINQFICASNKNNVLTDFFRSGTYNKKRPFFITNSPSMDILVSSNLERLIYHLTGEDASKTKSFMNDLVIKGEYTISEEMKVKLAGFYANYASEEETAQEIQTVFSENAYVLDPHTAVAGKVYRYYQEETQDTTKTVIVSTASPYKFPRAVIEAILGKSLPKETDFELVEQLHQKAHLSIPTAVTEIMDAQILHNTVVHSDEMQQEVERILNLN